In Fusarium musae strain F31 chromosome 7, whole genome shotgun sequence, a single window of DNA contains:
- a CDS encoding hypothetical protein (EggNog:ENOG41): MAAQAVQPSKSAKKKATKALERTESPAPSVASATADKNSDDSFESPYIKEIQKNIRNVNKKITNASKTDSLLAQNPGKSLDELVECRIINNDQKAQILKKPALQAQLAQYEEQLVQYQKVDEQYRTRAASDKAEWEKNLEKAKADAVAEAKAESTKSLHDNLLVLSQFLRLAAYRREEAQDPESDESQAIEGVLLAIYSGDENAVQSMLKLVNGSEDQIFSVPGEQLQTSFSKVKALAQEYKTQFDEPQPAEGEVEHVKDVATDPTIAHAAATEIEAGDTAAPIVTEPSSISNGLANASVADDAANAVAESHWDTSNDMSTSQEWVDVKPAEAVEADAAAPTRVANTHSWADDHPETTAPADPNDGFHQVQRKGPRNEGGNHRGRGRGEHRGRGGFRGDGRGRGRGRGGAGRGGRRGEEA, encoded by the exons ATGGCTGCTCAAGCTGTTCAGCCTTCCAAGTccgcgaagaagaaggccaccAAGGCCCTCGAGCGAACCGAATCTCCTGCGCCCAGCGTTGCCTCTGCCACTGCCGATAAGAACAGCGATGACAGCTTCGAGAGCCCGTACATCAAGGAGATCCAAAA GAACATCCGAAAtgtgaacaagaagatc ACCAACGCTTCCAAGACCGACTCCCTCTTGGCCCAGAACCCTGGCAAATCCCTTGATGAATTGGTCGAGTGTcgaatcatcaacaacgaccAGAAGGCCCAGATCCTCAAGAAGCCCGCTCTGCAGGCCCAGCTAGCGCAATACGAGGAACAACTTGTGCAATACCAAAAGGTTGACGAGCAGTACCGCACACGTGCCGCCAGTGACAAGGCAGAATGGGAGAAGAACttggagaaggccaaggccgaTGCTGTTGCagaggccaaggctgagtCTACCAAGTCTCTCCATGATaacctcctcgtcctctcaCAATTCTTGCGACTTGCTGCCTACCGCCGCGAGGAAGCTCAAGACCCCGAGTCCGATGAGAGTCAAGCTATCGAGGGTGTACTTCTTGCTATCTACTCTGGTGACGAAAATGCTGTGCAGTCCAtgctcaagcttgtcaaCGGCTCCGAGGATCAGATTTTCAGCGTGCCTGGCGAGCAGCTACAGACCTCTT tctccaaggtcaaggccctCGCTCAAGAGTACAAGACTCAATTTGACGAGCCCCAGCCTGCCGAGGGTGAGGTCGAGCATGTTAAGGATGTTGCTACCGATCCTACTATTGCGCACGCTGCCGCTActgagattgaggctggcGACACCGCTGCTCCCATTGTCACTGAgccctcttccatctccaacgGCCTGGCCAACGCCAGTGTTGCTGATGACGCTGCCAATGCCGTCGCCGAAAGCCATTGGGACACGAGTAACGATATGTCCACTTCACAGGAATGGGTTGATGTGAAGCCTGCCGAGGCTGTTGAGGccgatgctgctgctcctaCTCGCGTCGCCAACACCCACTCCTGGGCCGATGACCACCCGGAG ACCACTGCCCCCGCTGATCCCAACGATGGATTCCACCAGGTGCAGCGAAAGGGTCCCCGTAACGAGGGTGGCAACCACCGAGGTCGCGGACGAGGCGAGCACCGTGGCCGAGGTGGATTCCGCGGTGATGGTCGTGGCCGCGGCCGCGGtcgtggtggtgctggtcgAGGCGGACGACGTGGCGAAGAGGCCTAA
- a CDS encoding hypothetical protein (EggNog:ENOG41), with product MALGKKPYPKATVKKIIKAHSNHNLKKNADVTIFLDYVLFMEAYESDQSIYTTTA from the exons ATGGCGCTCGGAAAGAAACCATACCCCAAAGCCAcggtcaagaagatcatcaaggctcATTCGAACCACAATCTAAAGAAGAATGCCGATGTTACT ATCTTCCTCGACTATGTCCTATTCATGGAAGCGTACGAATCCGACCAATCCATCTATACCACGACAGCCTGA